The Aedes albopictus strain Foshan chromosome 2, AalbF5, whole genome shotgun sequence region tgtggcattgatctccgtaggaaaattacttaacttaacgatgtaatcaaagaattagcataaagtaTGCAGGGGTGTCTATTATAGCCCgatgggtgttcatttcgccccgtacctttcctgccagccctaaaaaccagggagggtgcaggcacgtcaaactcgaacaaactacgcctacctatcatgcatcgagcgggccttcccaaacaacacactgTGATtgcgcgggccatccccatcggcaaaACAAACCGatatccaagcaggattcgaccaggcttcaggtcgcgttgccagtcgaaactaacacactcgcaaaagatcagcagtaggcctaccttgccgcttgcgggtcTCCTgctaaaaacacacggtttacaattcattatgtTTTGACAATAaagacacagagaaacagacgtaacacttagaacaagtttaattaaaaaaaaacatcgtcacgaaaacgttatcgcccaatgctaaacctactatgtttggccgggccgccaatAGATGGCATTAGTgatcaaacgtcaaacaggagcaaaaacaacACCAGCTACTAacaatttgaatcaaccgttaaaaaggtgatcgatgcgaggcgttgagagtgtgacgtctattTCTCTGTGATAAAGACATtccacctgctgtaaatgattgataTACGTAATCCCCCTACATTGCGTAAAAGTCACCAAATTCTGCAATAATTGCAAAAGTCTTACATTTGTATCATAAGTAAATAATCCTGGGGTGCGTAAATAGTAAATACAATCAAACTTTttaacacttagacgctagattgcattgcaacctagcgatttatgaccaaaaagtgcaaccacacttgcatcttgtcactttaatttgaagaagagagagtcgatgaagagaactctctcatgttactttctgtttctgtttctgtttaTTTATTATACGTAACATAAGACTTACATCTTTTCTCGTTACAAGCGACTATAATAGTTAACGAAGTGcggcaattctttcagggatgcaTCATTAATTACTTTAGAAAAAGAAACAACTATACAATATAGACAAAACCAACTAGAAAATTTCTCGACACCTTTTTTTAAATGCTGCTTTACCGACTATAGTAGAAATATCTTGTGGTAATTCGTTCCAGTAGACAACTCCTCTAACGAAAAATGACCTTCCGTATTGCGTGGTAGAATATCTTGGCAAAACAAGTTGGTTCAATCTGATACTTCGAAATGGGCACAGCTTGCTGTAGAGATAATCCGGCGTTTTACTAGTGATTACCTGGTGAATGATAGTAACGGATCTAGCCTtagaaaaattatcaaaagaataTCCTAACAAACTTTTTTGAAGGTGGGTTACGTGCTCATATCTGTTTAGTTTATACACAAAGCGAACACATGAATTTAACGCAACTTTTAATTTATTCATTGCAAAGGCGGAAACATTTGTCAGCAAATAATCTATGAGCATAAAATGTGGTAAAATTAACGCCTTGAATAATTTCAGTTTTGTATTGGTATTTAGATAGTACGCCCAAGGATAAATAGATCTCAGCGCAGCATATACCTTTCCACACTGCTTGAAAATTTGCCTATCCCAACAAAGACTCGAATCAATAGTGACTCCCAAGCTTGTAACATGATTTACAAATGGTATTTTCTGACGATCTAAGAATAGTTCGGGTAAATTAATTTCAGGTCTTCTCCTGGAAGGAGTAATGAAAAGAGCGTTAGTTTTTGAGGCATTGAGCTTTAGGCAATTAGCTTTAGACCAATTAGTACTATTCTGCAGTTCTTCATTTAGAAGGATATTAATTTGTTCGAGACTCATATTAGCACAGTCAAAGTATATTTGTACATCATCGGCAAACATGTGGATGTAACaataatgttttaaaatgttgggTAGATCATTCACATACAGCGAAAACAGAATTGGCCCCAATACCGAGCCTTGTGGAACTCCTGACAAAATGGGCAAGAAACTAGAAAGAATGCCATCGTGAAAGACGGCTTGTTGCCGTTCCGACAAGTACGATTGTATTAAGCTGACAGCAGTATCAGAGAATCCGAAGTTGTTTTTTAGTTTAGTACATAACTGAGCATGTGATATTGTATCAAATGCTTTAGAATAATCTAACAGAATCAACACTACAGGGTTACCACGATCTAAAGCAATAGCAATGTCGTCAATCACTTTAAGCATTGCTGTTTTGGTACTATAGCCAGATCGGTATCCCGATTGGTAGGGAGATAGCAGGTTTTCTCTATTTACATAAGAACAGATCTGATTTTTCATCACACGTTCAAATGCTTTTGACAATGCGCATGAAATAGAGATCGGACGCATATTTGATAAGGAATCTACATTTGATTTCTTTTTTATTGGAATTATTTTGGATGATTTCCATCCCTCCGGAAACATGCTGGTATTAATGATGCAGTTGAATAAGTGAGTTATAGGTTTCAGAAGAATTGGTAAAAtaagttttataaattttatGGGGATTTCATCTAATCCAACAGCATTTGACTTAATTTCGTATATAGCATTTACAACATCAATTTCGTTGATTTCATTAAAAGCAAAGGTTGATCTAACGCGTACATTATCATCAATCCTTGAACGGCTACTTGAGTGCGTAAAATTTGACGAAAAGAATCCATTAATATCACTAGCCGAATGGTGACAAGCTTCATCGTTTTTCTTTTTAATAAGACCTAAACTTTTGATTTTGTTCCAAAACTGACTACTTGTCATTTCTGAGTCAAATAAATTATCAAAGTAAGTTTTTCTTGCTTTTTTCACCAAAGCGGTAACTCTGTTTCGCATTCTTTTGTACACATTAAAATCAGTTTGTTGATTGGTTCGCTTCCACATACGGTGCATAAGATCTCGATCAATAATGGCACGTTGAATCTCAGCATTAAACCACGGATTATATGGCTTCTTGGGACGAAAAGTCTTTAGAGGAACAGAACCCTCATATAATCTTTTGATGTTATTATTGAAAAATTCTAGCAACATGTCTGGGTCATCCGAGTCAAAAAATTGATGCCAAGGAATATCATAAAATTGATCAAGCACAAAATGAGGATTGATGTTTTTGAAGTCCCTATATGTGACGCTTTTTTCACAAACCGTACAATCGTAGTCAAAAGAGGCAAATACAAGATCGTGATTAGATATGCCCGGAACACTCACTTGATTAAAACGGATGAGCTTATCTGGCTTATTTGTCAATATAAGATCAAGCTGAGAAGCTCCATTACTGTAAAAATAAGTTGGCTCAGTGCCAGCATTGGTAAGGTCAAGCGAATCAAGAACAGAAGAAAAATTAGATACTTTTCTAGCAGAACAGTTTAAAACATTTGTATTAAAATCTCCTGTCAAGATAATGTTATCATATGCTACACCAATTGtacttattttatcaaaaattagcTCACTGCACGAAATATTAGGCGGATTGTAAAACACGCCTAGCAATATTCTAGAGCGGGCCACAACAAGCTCAACAAATATATATTCTGTATTATCAACCTCTACCGCATTGCACGAAACTTCAACGGTTCTATATTTAATTCGACTGTTAATAAAAATAAGAACTCCTCCACCTTGTTTTCTAATTCGGTCATGCCTTACTAAACTGTAACCATCAATAGAAACATTACTATCATTCACCTTATCATTCAACCATGACTCAACAATGCAAATGACATCAACTTTGGCCGTTCTAATAATAGAGTGTAATTCATCAAATTTAGTCATTCTTCTCGCACAAATACTTTGTACATTCATACAGCAGACTGATAGCTTGTTCGAAGGTAATGCAGACTTTAGCACTACCCCAGGAAGACTCACATCCGAAAGGGAGCTGTTCAAAGTACTAGTATCAGCCATGATCATAGTTGAGGACTGATGAAGCAACATTTAACAAAAGGTGTCTGTGAGAAGCAAAACTTAAACTAactaaatacataaatacatccATATTCGATAATAACAACAATCATTATGACTCAAAAAACTTCCTAAGTGATTGAGAAAAACAGTGTAGACAGTTAGCACAACTCCTTCGTCATAGCAGATCAGCAATGAAGCAGAACAACAAGGCAGCACCAGCCACCTTGAACACCAACAGCACCGGCAGCAGCTTCAGCAACAAAAACAGCACCAGCTTCGTCGATTGCAACACAATCAGTATAACTTTTAGGAGGGAATCAGAGGAAAAAAAGGAATGGAATGGAAGGAAAAACAGAAACAAAAAAGGAAAGGGTTATTTACAGATGTCTTGTAGATCCTTGGCGTCATTCACAATAATCTTCCTTGAATCGTTAGTAGCATGGACTACTCCTTCCTTGGTAAAAACTCTCCTCAGCATTCCGTTTCTCCTCATGTTCAAAGCCGTAGACAAAACGCTTCTGACCGTTGCGGTTAAAAATTCATTGATAAAAATTCGATTGTTTGTGTTGAATCCCAAATGCGTTTGCGAAAGACATCGTGTTCGTaaatatttcgcgaaaaatctcCTCCGTTGTCCATGTATCGCGAACTCAATCAGTATTGGTTGAATACTCCGGCATGTTTGCTTTGGCCCTTCCAAGCGAGTCAGATGCACAATTGGTTGACGATCATTTGGATATCCTAGATGTGTGCAAATAGCAGAGAAATGGGCACAGAGATTCTCGCCGTCGATATTTGGAATCCCATACATTAGCAGCTTGTTGTGATTGCTAGTGGTCTGGCAAGCTTCTAGAGCTAATCGAGATGTACCTTccaatagtggtaatcacgttcaaatgtatgcgtgccttttttgtagatgtagttgtgaaactgcgaggaaaatatttgcactcttaccccggacgttagttttatcattatttacccgttttacccaattcgattgggtaatatttgcatatgcaatctgaatagcctttcaatcggcgtgcacttttgtgtgaggaaaaatttgcgctagtgttcgtgtgttgaaatgtcacttatctctattgttCCATGCGCTCTTGTACGCGTTCCAACTCGGCTTTGTAGTGTGCGAGAAGAGCAGAGAAATTTTCTCTCAGTTGAGATATGGTTATTTCGATAAGGTTGTGTATTTCATCTATATAACCGCGCAGTAAATCTTGCATCATCTTGGCCAGGTCGGATAAGCTTAGATCTTCGTGGTGTGCGTTGCATGTCAGATCCGTGATTGTTTCGGATGTGCAGCTGCTGACCGACATGGCGAATTggactttcgcccttatttaaacttaaTCTAGAGTTGTTTGAGAAAAGCGCCACCTGAGCTTTTTAGCTTTTAGTTAAATTGCCTATAGGATTTTTTTAAtcgttaattttaatttcaattaaacCATAAAATTTGGCAGCACTGCCACGTGTTTGTTTATATGTTCAGTGTCAGTGCGCGTAAATTTTTATATCATCAGTTTCCATTGTTTATCACATCTTCAATCTCTACGCGCATCAGTGATTCATTAACAGTCATGGAGCACCCGCTCCGGTGGATTATCATACTCCTGCGGGATTTGCTGTATCAGCGATTATCCAGGATCGTTCCTAACGTGTTTCTACGTTTTATTTCTCTTCCGTTGCACGGGACCGATGTTGACGCTCTGCTGGATTATTCCTCTTCCGAAGAACCGAACGATGGACCTTCGTCGCCTGGAGCTTACGACAATAGCAACAACATACCTCACACGATCGCTTCGTTGTCACCAGCGACGACGGAGGATGTTCCGATTCAACCGTCGCCGTTGAAGGAACTGCCGGACAATCCGCTGCTCGAAGTCGGCTCGATGGTGGAGGTCGACGTGGAAAAGGCCGAACTTTACGGTGTCATTCGTTGGATCGGACCACTGCACAGTCCTGGTACGAGCAGCAGCAACACCCGGGTGATGGTCGGCGTGGAGCTCGAAGACGAACCGATGGAACCGAACATCCGCGCCACCGATGGGTCGTACAATGGGGTCAAGTAAGAAGCATCATTTTTTCAATCTATGGTTATTATGGACTCACTTTGTCATTACACTTTTCAGGCAATTCAAATGTCCAGCCAATCGGGCGATTTTTGTCTATCCGGCCCAATGCAGCCAGGATCGTCGTTTCCAGGACGTGGTGGCTACATCTCCATCCGCGCCCAAAATTGTGGCATCTACGTCCAAGTCCACGTCCGATGCTAACAACATGTTCGGCAAGGTGGACTGCCCGATCGTGGTGGGTGCCGTGGCACCGTTGAGTAAGTGGACAGGGCATATAATAGTCTTAGGCAGTTTTCATAGTTTATTGTGTTTtacatattttgcagaaattttacaACAGGAGGAATTGGAATCGATTTGTGGTCCGTTCCGAGGAATTCAGGGGCACCACAACTCTTGCTATTTGGACGCAACTTTATTTTCGATGTTTACTTTTACGAGTGTTTTTGACTCGCTGTTATTTCGGCCCAGGGAACCCGAGGTGAGTGTGTTGTCGAGTTTAATAAACAAGGGGCAGCTGAGGTAGCTCAGCTGAATTTACTGTAATAAATGGATGGTGCCTTAGAAAATATTTAACGCTTACTAAAAAAAATTGCAGGATAATCCACAGTACGAGGAAGTCCAAAGGGTACTTCGGGAGGAGATAGTCAATCCGTTGCGCAAGAACCACTTTGTTCGGGCCGACAGGGTGATGAAGCTACGCCAACTGTTGGACCGGCTTAGTTCGGTCACCGGACTCACCAGCGAGGAAAaagatccggaggaattccttaacagTCTGCTGGCTCAGATTTTACGAGCGGATCCTTTCCTGAAGGTTGATTGATTTCAATTAAGGTCCGTCGATGCCATTCCTACAACTCGTATTGTTTTCATTTGCAGCTTAGTTCCGGCCTGGATACATTCTACTATCAGTTGTTCGTTGAGAAAGATGATCAGTTGAAGTTGCCATCTGTGCAGCAGCTGTTCGAGCAGAGCTTCCTGACGTCCAATATTAAGTTGAAGGAAGTTCCATCCTGTCTCATAATACAAATGCCACGTTTTGGAAAGAACTTCAAAATGTATCCTCGGATATTACCCTCGCAGGTTTTGGACGTGACAGATATTATCGAGGATTGTAAGTAACTCTGTAAATGGAATTATCTTCAAGATTAATGTCCCTTGTGACGATTTCAGCTCCTCGCCTGTGTCACGTGTGTGGTATTCTGGCGGAACATGAATGCCGCGAATGCATGGGGTCGATGGTGGGCGGAGTCACTCTGGAGGCTACGGCATTTTGTAAAGAGTGTCTCGACAAGAGTCACCAACATATGAAACGTCTGAAGCATACGCCCAGTCCCCTAATTGTTCCGAAGGATTTCAAGATGATGGCCGCACACTGTCAAGTGCCACGGTTGTTCATGGAACTGTTCGCCGTGGTGTGTATAGAAACTTCTCATTATGTGGCGTTCGTGAAGGCCGGTGCCGGTGCGGATGCCCCGTGGGTGTTCTTCGATTCGATGGCGGACAGGAAAGGTAGGTTTTTTGGTTGAATTATTTACAGATCAGAGAAAATCACTTTTCACGTTAACAGCATAGTTCATTATGCCAAACGTTTGTATTCGTAATGTAGGGTgcggcggggcaagatgagtcaGTGCTATTTTcgagcgcattactcatgttttgattatgttaataattttgttaggtgaCCAGCTTAATTATACAAAAGTTTAgggtattgattgaaaaattattccctctcattgaaaataaaaaataaaatggtttttagccatttttcttatgcgatgcatttcatataatctccatataaacaaccgcggggcaagatgggtcaccttcaattttgagcgtattcttgaagtattcaaaagctatttattttttattacaagattaTCTCATAACtcactttaaccttccgtaactcgcgcggttgactacctgcgtcagcaccacactaatgctgagtacaaaaagcgagattttttcaacgtgttgtacaaaatacaacagcgcgatcgctcgagggttagtcaagcggaatgaacacctaaaattataacataaaattatgataatttttttagtgaaaacatcgattttcaagtcgtctcAGGATCACACAAAccgtaaagttttttattttccaaatcaatttataaaatgtttactagtagctcttgtttactcagtattgatatggagcatatatgaatacggaacaaatcttatatattgccgtttttcgttgagaaaatgtgaattacttaaaaggtgacccatcttgccccgtactTTTTTCACGACGCAAAATCGgtaactttttaaaactgcttgtttaacatcatattttgtatgtaacgatctttttatcgacttttagcataactaactagtgtattaaagagtagaggacgaatacaaacttatacgatttgtatttacaaagttataatGATCCATCCTTACGTACCCATGTATTCCCAGGACGGCCACACAATCAACATTCAAATTCCCgcattgatttttaattttcacAACTTTTCTTTATATACCTATGGAGCTTGTAAAACATTAAAGAATTCGAACTTTTGAGTgaatttgtaaaatttctgaaaaaatacagtGTCCCTGTGATACTAGGACAGGTACTTATTTTTAGACGTTAAAAACATCAAAACAAAGGAGAATGGAGAAAAATGTATAGGATGTGGCAAGGGATGTGGTCCATCCCATGTAATCCTATGTAATGGATCACAATCTAATCTGAAAAGTCTAAGCGAAACAATAAGAAATATAACATCGTCAgtgtaccagattccgctcatctaaggttACTTTCGTAGAAAAACATCGTCTATGGAATGACTGTTGTTGAGCCAATTTGTAATGCttttgcattttatgttagttcaatctaagtaCCACAATCAGGTATAAATTAAGTCTAATGTACAATTTTTCATAGAAGTACGATTTTGTTAAAGTTGGTGTGAGATCAAAGTTGTCCTGATTCCGCTCACAAACAAATTtaagtcatttattttttctGCACAATGTATACACTCACAACTTGTTGATTAAATACACTGTTACTGTGTACTAAAATTAGCAGATTTTACGACACTTCCTTactttttttttcgtgagcacATGAAATTAACTCCAGATTTTTTAGATCCAATTGCCGCTCAAAAAGTTttataacaccgctagccatgatggtcttctatagcggaaggtccgaaagagcttgaaactattgagaaatcatcatgtctacaggtcgtaagctgtgatccctgaccatcatgccaaaaacccagggatacccaagtgaccatactgttagggtgcaggggttgcatgtgtgaggcgcatatattgacaggcattgctatggaccgttagggctgaatagggtcggggaatggatctactattgcttaattatactgaaaaagtcgtgattcagcagtggtggcaccgctttccgcttttgttcggccttggtggtttgtgtggagTGGTGTGTGTCGGTGTGTGTttgctttgtgcgtgcggtgcatacggcttcagcagggtgattacttgggtagtgtgggataattgggtttgggactggaagaggtcgtcgttgataaggccgacaccattgagtgctcattgtt contains the following coding sequences:
- the LOC109430170 gene encoding ubiquitin carboxyl-terminal hydrolase CYLD (The sequence of the model RefSeq protein was modified relative to this genomic sequence to represent the inferred CDS: added 103 bases not found in genome assembly); amino-acid sequence: MVPDFVNETMLDSIPLTVLEHFDWGDDSEQNEYEEPNDGPSSPGAYDNSNNIPHTIASLSPATTEDVPIQPSPLKELPDNPLLEVGSMVEVDVEKAELYGVIRWIGPLHSPGTSSSNTRVMVGVELEDEPMEPNIRATDGSYNGVKQFKCPANRAIFVYPAQCSQDRRFQDVVATSPSAPKIVASTSKSTSDANNMFGKVDCPIVVGAVAPLKILQQEELESICGPFRGIQGHHNSCYLDATLFSMFTFTSVFDSLLFRPREPEDNPQYEEVQRVLREEIVNPLRKNHFVRADRVMKLRQLLDRLSSVTGLTSEEKDPEEFLNSLLAQILRADPFLKLSSGLDTFYYQLFVEKDDQLKLPSVQQLFEQSFLTSNIKLKEVPSCLIIQMPRFGKNFKMYPRILPSQVLDVTDIIEDSPRLCHVCGILAEHECRECMGSMVGGVTLEATAFCKECLDKSHQHMKRLKHTPSPLIVPKDFKMMAAHCQVPRLFMELFAVVCIETSHYVAFVKAGAGADAPWVFFDSMADRKGEQNGYNIPEMIPVPDLPQWLSDEGARQLNETAVNDKMLPEHAKRLLCDAYMCMYQSTDVMMYR